Below is a genomic region from Oryzias melastigma strain HK-1 linkage group LG7, ASM292280v2, whole genome shotgun sequence.
GTTTGCGCTTGAAAACACATCTTCAGTGATTGGTGCTGccactgttttcttttgtttacatctAGGACATGTCTCCACAGCTAGCAGACTGCCTTCCGTTTGTTTCTgccacaaaaatgtcttttatttaggttttataATCACATCTGGGTTGTtggaagtaaataaaaaagggggaagCTAGTGTTAGCATTTTTGTCACAGCAAATTCATTTAATCTGTTTAAAGGAGCTAGCATCACCTTCATAATGCATATCAAGGACTACAAAGGGCTGAGCATTATGGGATGGATTTGCTGTCATGCAATAACACTGCTCCAACTTTCTTGTTTTCTCCAGTTTCCTCTGATGAGATGAGTGTGCGTGCTGGCCAGGGCAGTGATGAGGTGCTTGTTTCTCAGGCGGTGTGGGATTACCTGGCTGCAGCTGGGCGGCCCTGGCTCATTGACTTCCAGCACAGGCAGGGGATGAGCGCCGGCATCATTAGGCGGGGGGAGAGAGGTGGCTGCTGTGCCGTCCGGCTCCAGCCAGTGGAAGGGTTCAGGAATGCTGGAGTGATGGACGCGCCCGTCTCCAGCGACACCCGAAAAGCTTTCATTGACTTATGCCGCTGTGCCCGTAAAGAGATGTGCAAACAGGATGGGGGGTCCAAGAGGAAGAGGGGCATGCTGCCATGCGGGGTGGAACAGAACGGAGAGGGGAACCTGCTGCAGCCCCCTCCTCTGCAACCCCGGCGCTCCCAGAGACAGCAGCAGAGGTTCAGGAAGCCTGCGGATGAGGAGGCTTTTGCCATGCTCCACGAGGCAGCCCAAAGGAAGGACCTGGGCTCCAGCTTAGCTTCCCAGACTGAGGCTGAGGATGGAAACACTTGTTCCATCTGCATGGGGGATATAGTGGAAAAAACCACTTTGGAGAAATGTGGCCATTCTTTCTGTCACTTTTGTCTGGACCAAGCCTTCAAGGTGAAGAAAGCGTGTCCTGTCTGTCGACTGGTGTACGGCCAGCTGATCGGGAACCAGCCTTCCAACGGTTCAATGATTGTAGAGCGAGATCCGGACCTGGAGCTTCCTGGCCATGAAGGCTACGGGTGTATCTGCATCATTTACAGCTTCCCTCCTGGCCTACAGTCGGTGAGTAGAACGAGAGCACAGTACAAACATccgaaatatattttaacattcATCAACAAGTTTAAAGAattatgttttgcttttaattatCATAAATTATTGATATTAATGGTGACTTATGCCACTGTCACTAATACAACTCCCATCATTCGATGTGATggcatcagcagaatcttcaagatggCACAAAGGATTGCCAGACTGACGTCTGGTAAATCGCCAGGCCCCCAGCCAATGTTAACAGCTCTCGTCGAGGGCCCACGCTGCTACCGTATGATCTCTGACAATTGGACGGTGGCAGTGGGGTGGCAGCACAAGGCAG
It encodes:
- the dtx3 gene encoding probable E3 ubiquitin-protein ligase DTX3 gives rise to the protein MGSQVSSDEMSVRAGQGSDEVLVSQAVWDYLAAAGRPWLIDFQHRQGMSAGIIRRGERGGCCAVRLQPVEGFRNAGVMDAPVSSDTRKAFIDLCRCARKEMCKQDGGSKRKRGMLPCGVEQNGEGNLLQPPPLQPRRSQRQQQRFRKPADEEAFAMLHEAAQRKDLGSSLASQTEAEDGNTCSICMGDIVEKTTLEKCGHSFCHFCLDQAFKVKKACPVCRLVYGQLIGNQPSNGSMIVERDPDLELPGHEGYGCICIIYSFPPGLQSIEHPNPGVRYPGTDRVAYLPDSPEGNRVLGLLRRAFEQRLIFTIGTSMTTGMQNVITWNDIHHKTSIWGGPRCFGYPDPTYLVRVTEELREKGITAD